Below is a genomic region from Persicimonas caeni.
GGCGCCAACAAGGATATCGGCTTCTTCGAGCGCTACCTGACGGTGTGGGTGGCGCTGTGTATCGCTGCGGGCATCGCCATCGGCCAGTTCGTGCCGTTCGTGCCCGACGTGCTTGGCGAGTTGACCTACGCCGAGGTCAACCTGCCCATCGCGGTGCTCATCTGGGTGATGATCTTTCCGATGATGCTCCAGGTCGACTTCAAGAGCGTTGTCGGGGTCAAAAACGAGCCCCGGGGGCTGACGATCACGCTGGTGGCGAACTGGCTCATCAAGCCGTTTTCGATGTTCGCGATCGCCTGGTTGTTCTTCAACGTGGTCTTCGAGCCGTATATCACCCCCGAACTTCGCGGCGAGTACCTGGCCGGGGCGGTGTTGTTGGGCGCGGCGCCATGTACGGCGATGGTCTTCGTGTGGAGCTACCTGACCCGTGGCGACGCCGCCTACACGCTGGTGCAGGTGGCCATCAACGACCTGATCATGTTGTTCGCGTTCGCCCCGATCGTCATGTTCTTGCTGGGCTTGGGCGACATTTTCGTGCCCTGGGAGACGGTGCTGCTGTCGGTGGTGCTCTACGTCGTCATCCCGCTGGTCGCCGGCTACGCGACACGCACCGCGCTCATCAACAAGAAGGGAAAGGCGTGGTTCGACGAGCAGTTTCTGCCCAAGTTCGGCCCGGTGACCATGATCGGGCTGCTGGCGACGTTGGTGCTCTTGTTCTCGTTTCA
It encodes:
- the arsB gene encoding ACR3 family arsenite efflux transporter, yielding MTSRDVEYDNLIEGANKDIGFFERYLTVWVALCIAAGIAIGQFVPFVPDVLGELTYAEVNLPIAVLIWVMIFPMMLQVDFKSVVGVKNEPRGLTITLVANWLIKPFSMFAIAWLFFNVVFEPYITPELRGEYLAGAVLLGAAPCTAMVFVWSYLTRGDAAYTLVQVAINDLIMLFAFAPIVMFLLGLGDIFVPWETVLLSVVLYVVIPLVAGYATRTALINKKGKAWFDEQFLPKFGPVTMIGLLATLVLLFSFQGEVILDNPLHIVLIAIPLILQTFFIFALAYGWAKAWKVRHCIAAPAALIGSSNFFELAVAAAIVLFGIHSGAALVTVVGVLVEVPLMLALVRIANGTKSYFPQ